A portion of the Faecalibacterium sp. I3-3-89 genome contains these proteins:
- a CDS encoding phage holin, which produces MTHHNISASTLARTAALALALTNQVLSAVGKPILPIESAQLEQLISSGLTVAAALASWWNNNSFTPEAIEADDFMTRLKQQKR; this is translated from the coding sequence ATGACTCATCACAACATCTCTGCATCCACTCTGGCCCGCACCGCTGCGCTGGCTCTGGCCCTGACCAATCAGGTCCTCAGCGCCGTGGGCAAGCCCATCCTGCCCATCGAGAGCGCCCAGCTGGAACAGCTCATTTCCAGCGGCCTCACCGTCGCCGCCGCCCTCGCCAGCTGGTGGAACAACAACAGCTTTACCCCCGAGGCCATCGAAGCCGACGACTTCATGACCCGCCTCAAGCAGCAGAAACGCTGA
- the rpsI gene encoding 30S ribosomal protein S9, with the protein MYETKPYFYGTGRRKDSVARVRVYQGTGKVTINDRDIDNYFGLETLKLIVRSPLVLLGLEGKYDVVVRVSGGGVSGQAGAIRHGLSRALLQQSDENRSVLKKAGFLTRDPRMKERKKYGLKAARRAPQFSKR; encoded by the coding sequence ATGTACGAAACCAAACCTTATTTCTACGGCACTGGTCGTCGTAAGGATTCCGTTGCCCGCGTTCGCGTTTATCAGGGCACTGGCAAGGTCACCATCAATGACCGTGACATCGACAACTACTTCGGTCTGGAGACCCTGAAGCTGATCGTCCGCTCTCCGCTGGTCCTGCTGGGCCTCGAGGGCAAGTATGACGTCGTCGTCCGCGTTTCCGGCGGCGGTGTTTCCGGTCAGGCTGGCGCTATCCGCCACGGCCTGAGCCGCGCCCTGCTGCAGCAGAGCGATGAGAACCGCTCTGTCCTGAAGAAGGCTGGCTTCCTGACCCGCGATCCTCGTATGAAGGAGCGCAAGAAGTACGGTCTGAAGGCTGCACGTCGTGCACCCCAGTTCAGCAAGCGCTGA
- a CDS encoding tRNA 2-thiocytidine biosynthesis TtcA family protein encodes MSGTKAMQRLCGLMRKAVQQYEMLSPDDRVLVGVSGGKDSVALTVGLAQLRQYLGFPFEVTAVTLDPQFGGQPVDYSALEALFRQYGVSYEVRRTLIGPIVFDYRKEKNPCSLCANLRRGALHAAAEELGCNKVALGHHLDDAIETFYMNLWREGRIGCFSPVTELSDRGLTLIRPLLLATEQEVRTAVKESGFPIVKSRCPADGVTTREDTKDFVRERCRTDRAFRQKTLHALQESGIDGWRPLHPARTSNKEDPAHADTTL; translated from the coding sequence ATGAGCGGCACGAAAGCGATGCAGCGGCTCTGCGGCCTGATGCGCAAAGCCGTCCAGCAATATGAGATGCTTTCCCCCGACGACCGCGTCCTCGTGGGCGTTTCGGGCGGCAAGGACAGCGTGGCCCTGACGGTGGGCCTTGCGCAGCTGCGGCAGTACCTCGGCTTTCCCTTTGAGGTGACAGCCGTCACCCTCGACCCCCAGTTTGGGGGCCAGCCGGTGGACTACTCCGCGCTGGAAGCCCTTTTCCGGCAGTACGGTGTGTCCTACGAGGTGCGCCGCACCCTCATCGGCCCCATCGTCTTCGACTACCGGAAGGAGAAAAATCCCTGCTCTCTCTGCGCCAATCTGCGCCGGGGCGCTCTCCATGCCGCCGCCGAAGAGCTGGGCTGCAACAAGGTGGCGCTGGGCCATCACCTCGACGACGCCATCGAGACCTTTTACATGAACCTCTGGCGGGAGGGCCGCATCGGCTGTTTTTCGCCGGTGACGGAGCTGTCCGACCGGGGCCTGACCCTCATCCGGCCGCTCCTCCTCGCCACCGAGCAGGAGGTGCGCACTGCCGTGAAGGAGTCGGGCTTCCCCATCGTGAAAAGCCGCTGCCCCGCCGACGGCGTGACCACCCGGGAGGACACAAAGGACTTCGTCCGGGAGCGCTGCCGCACCGACCGGGCTTTCCGGCAGAAGACGCTCCACGCCTTGCAGGAAAGCGGCATCGACGGCTGGCGTCCCCTGCACCCGGCCCGCACATCAAATAAGGAGGACCCTGCCCATGCAGACACCACTCTTTGA
- the rplM gene encoding 50S ribosomal protein L13, translated as MSTTLVKPAEVERKWYLLDAAGKSLGHVAAEAAVLLRGKQKVDYTPNVDCGDYVVVINCDKAVLTGKKAEQKFHITHSKFIGGLKKVQYSKLMAENSDLAMTYAVKGMIPSNTIGAKALTRLHCYQGAEHAHAAQKPEKIEF; from the coding sequence ATGAGCACTACTCTCGTCAAGCCCGCTGAAGTCGAGCGCAAGTGGTATCTGCTCGACGCTGCCGGCAAGAGCCTGGGCCACGTCGCTGCTGAGGCTGCTGTTCTGCTGCGCGGCAAGCAGAAGGTCGATTATACCCCCAATGTTGACTGCGGCGATTACGTCGTCGTCATCAACTGCGACAAGGCTGTCCTGACCGGCAAGAAGGCCGAGCAGAAGTTCCACATCACCCACAGCAAGTTCATTGGCGGCCTGAAGAAGGTCCAGTACAGCAAGCTGATGGCTGAGAACAGCGATCTGGCTATGACCTACGCTGTCAAGGGCATGATCCCTTCCAACACCATCGGTGCTAAGGCCCTGACCCGCCTGCACTGCTACCAGGGTGCCGAGCACGCTCACGCAGCTCAGAAGCCCGAGAAGATCGAGTTCTAA